In Zingiber officinale cultivar Zhangliang chromosome 3B, Zo_v1.1, whole genome shotgun sequence, a single window of DNA contains:
- the LOC121967536 gene encoding multiple organellar RNA editing factor 8, chloroplastic/mitochondrial-like, with product MAGRAFFLALRRAVCFPPRSLSLTGASPLPRLRPLLAAVPAGCSVRLRPAGSGLRCFSTRPTTSSLNDPSPNWSNRPPKETILLDGCDFEHWLVVVEPPDPSLTRDEIIDSYIKTLAEVLGSEEEARMSIYSVSTKHYFAFGCKVSEEISYKIKPLSKVRWVLPDSYLDVKNKDYGGEPFIDGKAVPYDPKYHEEWVRNNARAQERSRRNDRPRNFDRSRNFERRRENMQNFQNREAPPVQNQEFQNIPSQNTAQHTFQAPPPGRDGTATPNFQSQMPPNAHSQQGGYVPNYQGGSQGFQRGPGGPGYQSDQGYQGGFSPNNVPGGGLDSGGSGPGYPVNNVTRPPTGSSPGYPRGNPAGPPTGYQVNFQGGSSARPGPDTGYQGGNLSGYQGGSSMPTNTYPGGYQGGAPAYQGGNPGGHQGFNQQPYQGQGVASGYQPPNSRYQGGNQNNQQGGEGYQGGAPVYPGRDLPGRDQ from the exons ATGGCCGGCCGAGCCTTCTTTCTCGCATTGCGGCGCGCCGTCTGCTTTCCACCTCGGAGTCTCTCCCTAACCGGCGCTTCTCCTTTGCCCCGCCTCCGCCCCCTCCTTGCTGCGGTTCCTGCAGGCTGCTCGGTTCGCCTTCGTCCGGCGGGGTCCGGGTTGCGATGCTTCTCGACTCGGCCCACGACATCATCCTTAAATGATCCGTCGCCGAACTGGAGCAACCGACCCCCTAAGGAGACTATACTCCTCGACGGCTGCGACTTTGAGCACTGGCTTGTCGTCGTGGAGCCACCTGATCCCTCGCTCACCCGTGACGAGATTATTGATAGCTATATCAAGACCCTCGCGGAGGTCCTTGGCAG tgaagaggaagcaagaatgtCAATATATTCAGTTTCTACCAAGCATTATTTTGCTTTTGGTTGTAAGGTTTCTGAAGAAATTTCGTATAAGATCAAGC CTTTGTCAAAAGTCCGCTGGGTTCTTCCTGATTCATATTTGGATGTAAAGAACAAAGATTATGGAG GAGAACCATTCATCGATGGAAAAGCTGTTCCTTATGATCCGAAATACCATGAAGAATGGGTCAGGAACAATGCACGTGCTCAAGAGAGGTCTAGGCGAAATGATAGGCCTCGCAATTTTGATCGCTCAAGGAACtttgagaggagaagagaaaatatGCAGAATTTCCAAAATAGAGAGGCTCCTCCGGTTCAAAATCAGGAATTCCAAAATATTCCTTCACAGAATACTGCACAACATACTTTCCAAGCTCCGCCGCCTGGGAGAGATGGTACCGCCACTCCAAACTTCCAAAGTCAAATGCCACCTAATGCACATAGCCAACAGGGTGGCTATGTCCCTAACTACCAAGGAGGTTCCCAAGGATTTCAAAGAGGGCCGGGAGGTCCTGGTTACCAGAGTGACCAAGGATATCAGGGTGGTTTTTCTCCAAACAATGTACCTGGTGGTGGCCTGGATAGTGGTGGAAGCGGCCCTGGTTATCCGGTAAACAATGTTACTCGACCACCCACTGGAAGCAGCCCTGGTTATCCAAGAGGCAATCCTGCTGGACCACCCACTGGATATCAAGTTAATTTTCAAGGAGGTAGTTCTGCTCGTCCTGGGCCGGACACTGGTTATCAAGGAGGCAACCTTAGTGGTTACCAAGGAGGCAGTTCTATGCCTACCAATACTTATCCTGGTGGCTACCAGGGAGGTGCCCCTGCATATCAAGGAGGCAACCCTGGTGGTCATCAGGGCTTTAATCAGCAGCCTTATCAAGGGCAAGGTGTTGCTTCAGGTTATCAGCCTCCTAACTCTAGATACCAAGGAGGCAACCAAAATAATCAACAAGGCGGAGAGGGTTATCAAGGAGGGGCTCCTGTTTATCCAGGAAGAGACTTGCCTGGTAGAGACCAGTAA